The following coding sequences are from one Rutidosis leptorrhynchoides isolate AG116_Rl617_1_P2 chromosome 11, CSIRO_AGI_Rlap_v1, whole genome shotgun sequence window:
- the LOC139877790 gene encoding cytochrome P450 81Q32-like, giving the protein MDPYLFITLALLLATSFLFTNFRPKWANLPPTIFPTLPIIGHLHLVKTPLHKTFADLATKHGPILLLRFGSRPVLLVSSPSAAEECFTKNDIVFASRPRLHFGKILAANFMTIGWSPYGNHWRNLRRITNSEILSSHRLNESHEVFVDVGRDLVRKLVSYSSSPVNLTLVFHELMLNVMMTLMCGKKYAYKDIEEKGEVFLEIVKEMSRIGDAGNIDDHLPFLKWFGIKRLKREMNAVKKTGHEFIRVLIEQFRNIKDDSVDEDENKKKSTLIKVLFKMQESDPELYHDGFVRSFMMNLLSASTDALASTMEWGLALLLNHPDVLEKARKEIDEIVGNKRLVDESDVNNLPYLRCIINENLRLHTPTPLLIPHEASEDCVVAGYHVPRGTMLLVNLYAIHHDPKLWTNPEKFDPERFQGKDGIKNGYKYWPFGSGRRVCPGDGMAMRMIGLTLGLMIQCFDWERISDEMIDMHEGPGLNMSKAQALIAKCRPRSVMQHLLS; this is encoded by the exons ATGGATCCATATCTTTTTATCACCCTAGCACTACTCCTTGCAACTTCATTTCTATTCACTAACTTCCGTCCTAAATGGGCTAACCTTCCACCAACAATCTTCCCAACCCTCCCCATAATCGGCCACCTTCACCTAGTCAAGACTCCACTCCACAAAACCTTCGCGGACCTCGCCACAAAACACGGTCCGATCCTTCTCCTTCGCTTTGGGTCCCGCCCCGTCCTCTTGGTCTCCTCTCCTTCCGCGGCAGAAGAATGTTTCACCAAAAACGACATTGTATTCGCCAGTCGTCCACGTTTGCACTTTGGTAAAATTCTGGCGGCCAACTTCATGACCATTGGTTGGTCCCCGTACGGTAACCATTGGCGTAACCTACGTCGAATTACTAATTCAGAGATTCTATCTTCGCACCGGCTCAATGAGTCTCATGAGGTGTTTGTGGACGTAGGACGAGATTTGGTACGTAAACTAGTCTCATACTCGTCCTCTCCGGTTAACCTGACGTTGGTGTTTCACGAGTTAATGTTGAACGTGATGATGACGTTGATGTGTGGAAAAAAGTATGCTTATAAAGATATAGAGGAAAAAGGTGAAGTATTTCTTGAAATAGTGAAGGAGATGTCAAGAATTGGGGATGCAGGGAATATAGATGATCATTTGCCATTTTTGAAATGGTTCGGGATTAAGAGATTAAAGAGAGAGATGAATGCGGTCAAGAAAACGGGACATGAATTCATTCGCGTGTTGATTGAACAATTTAGGAATATAAAGGATGATAGTGTTGATGAAGATGAAAACAAGAAGAAAAGTACATTGATTAAAGTTCTATTTAAGATGCAAGAAAGTGATCCTGAGTTATATCATGATGGATTTGTTAGAAGCTTTATGATG AACCTATTATCTGCTAGTACTGATGCTCTTGCTTCAACTATGGAATGGGGTTTGGCACTTCTGCTAAACCATCCGGACGTTCTCGAAAAAGCACGAAAAGAAATCGACGAAATTGTAGGTAACAAACGTCTTGTAGACGAATCAGACGTCAACAATTTACCTTACCTTCGGTGTATTATAAACGAGAATTTGCGATTGCACACGCCAACACCTCTATTAATACCTCACGAGGCGTCAGAAGATTGTGTCGTTGCCGGATATCACGTCCCTCGTGGGACCATGTTACTAGTCAATCTATATGCCATACATCATGACCCGAAGCTATGGACTAACCCTGAAAAGTTCGACCCGGAAAGGTTCCAAGGCAAAGATGGAATTAAAAATGGGTACAAGTACTGGCCGTTTGGGTCCGGAAGGAGGGTTTGTCCTGGAGACGGAATGGCTATGCGAATGATCGGGTTAACGTTGGGCTTGATGATTCAGTGTTTCGATTGGGAACGAATTAGTGATGAGATGATTGATATGCACGAAGGTCCTGGGCTTAACATGTCGAAAGCTCAAGCGTTGATAGCCAAATGTAGACCGCGTTCAGTAATGCAACATTTGTTGTCGTAG